The genomic DNA TCTCGCGCAGCAGCCTCTTTGCCCTGCTCAATACCCTCAAAACCTATCACTATGTTGAACAAAGCGATGAACGGGGCCGTTACCGGGCCGGACCGGCTCTATACGCCCTCACGCCCGCCAAACACCGCGGGCTGGCCGCTTTAATAGAAACTTTTCACACCGACCCTGAATTCAGCGCCTTTACCGAAACCCTGGCCCTGGCCCGCCTTGACGGTGACAACACCATCATCATTGCCCAACAAGAAAGCCGGCAGCCGGTGCGGGTAGTGCTGGAAATTGGCCGGCGCCGCCCGGCTGCCGACACTGCCGCCGGATTGGTTTTATTGGCCGGCCTGCCAACCGATGCTGTTCAGCGCGCGCTTATCCCCTCAACCTCCGGTCTGACCGACACATTGGACCAGATTCGGCAAACAGGCATGGCCCAAACCCACCATAATGAAATGGTCGAAGTGGCCTCTCCTGTTTGCGCCGACGGCTATCAACCCATTGCCGCGCTACAGCTCAACATCCCTGCTTTTCGTTGGCAAAACAACAATGACCTAAACCAATCCCTGCGCCTGGCCGCCGGCCGCCTGTCGTATCGCCTGGGCGCGCCAGTTTACCAACCCTATGGCCAAACCCAGCCTGAACTGGTTGGGCCAACCAGGCCCCTTGACGCCAATGAAATCAACCAGTTTTTGCAGCAAGCCTGGGGAGCGCGCCTGGCCTGTACCCGCAAAAACGGCACGCCGCACGTTGTTCCCC from Anaerolineae bacterium includes the following:
- a CDS encoding pyridoxamine 5'-phosphate oxidase family protein — its product is MTTYAQHVPAAERTLRLLETLAAAPEGFLAGELIESLQISRSSLFALLNTLKTYHYVEQSDERGRYRAGPALYALTPAKHRGLAALIETFHTDPEFSAFTETLALARLDGDNTIIIAQQESRQPVRVVLEIGRRRPAADTAAGLVLLAGLPTDAVQRALIPSTSGLTDTLDQIRQTGMAQTHHNEMVEVASPVCADGYQPIAALQLNIPAFRWQNNNDLNQSLRLAAGRLSYRLGAPVYQPYGQTQPELVGPTRPLDANEINQFLQQAWGARLACTRKNGTPHVVPLWYEWDGQFFWVTASANASWGHYLRENTSVSLTVDEPWPPLRRVLVTGSAQPVADNTLAGGVAGLRERLVTRYLGQGANPTAMQQMQWQAFRITPQKIIGQRGLGG